One Sporosarcina sp. ANT_H38 genomic window, TACTTGCATGGTGTGGATGAAATCGAATGGCCTGCAGATAGTCCCCGCGATCCTGCCCATCATCTGTGGGATTTCCGTTTTCATGGCGAGCCGATTTTTGTGTTTGGCAATGCACCGGCTTACAAGCAGCGAAGAACGCGAGATCTTGGCAATGCAATGGTGCTCGGTTTTCAGCCTCGTCGCATCTTCGAAGGGTTGAAAGGGACGGAAAAGGGTGGAGTCATGTCACGAGAAAAAGTACGTGAGCGTGTTGAGTTATGGGATCAGCTGCCGAAACATCCGGATATTAGCCATTTCGGAGACCCTGAACATAACGAGTGGAAACAATTTTTTATTGGGGATGATGTGGAGCCGATTCAAGGAAAATGTCCATTCTCGCATAAAGAGAAGATGGACTAAAAAGTGCCCAATAAAGACAAAAAACCTCACACTTCTGTGAGGTTTCTCCTTACGGGCAATTATTTCCCAAATACTGTCGATTTCCCGGGAAATAAAGCGAATTATTTCCCAGCCATACCATAGTACAAATTCATCTCTACTTCAGGTACCATACTGCCACCTGTTCCCCAGACCAGATGTGTAGCATTTGCTAAATTAGCATCTTTCACATCTCCACGAATGGCATGTACTAGGCCTGTCATCCCTGCAAGCGCAGATGGTTCTAGTCGAATGTTTTCTGTATCTGCAAGAAGTTTTAATAACTTGAACATCGTTTCGTCCGCGATTGTGTAACAACCGGATAATAACGGTTCCATCGTCTTGCCCACGAATCCAGAAGCTGTGCCTACTGCGAGCCCGTCTGCAACGGTTTTATTGTCTAGACCAAAGTCTTGAACTGAAACCTTGTCGTGAAGACCAGTCATCATACCGAGCATCATACATGGAGAATGCGTTGGTTCTGCGAAGAAACAGCGGACTGCATCGCCGAATGCGAGCTTCAATCCAAATGCTACACCTCCAGGACCACCACCAACACCACATGGCAGATAAACGAACAGCGGGTTGTCTTCATTAACGACTGTACCACGCGCCTTCATCTGCGCTGCAACACGTTCTCCCGCAACTGCGTAACCTAAAAATAAGTCGAGTGAGTTTTCGTCATCAACGAAATGACATGAAGGATCTGCATCTGCTTGGCGACGCCCTTCTTCAACGGCCTTGCTATAATCATCAGCGTACTCAACGACCGTAACGCCTTTTTCACGTAGCATATCCTTTTTCCATTGTTTCGCATCTGCAGACATATGAACAGTAACATCGAAACCGAGCTTGGCACTCATGATGCCGATGCTTAGACCAAGATTTCCTGTTGAGCCGACAGCGATTTTATGTTTGGCGAATAAGCGAGTGAATTCCGGCTCTGCAAATTTAACATAATCCTCTTCTGTTGTTATCAATCCGTTTTCAATTGCAAGTGTTTCGGCGTGTTTTAGGATTTCGTAAATTCCTCCACGTGCTTTGATAGAACCTGAAATCGGTAGTGCATTGTCTTCTTTCAGTAGAAGTTCACCAGAGATTGCTACTT contains:
- a CDS encoding YqcI/YcgG family protein, translated to MILKDKALLTKEDFAERTDLPDWLLKEYRTFHKTVTDKTFPCYFGMGGELKGELRYGYITQNDWSNLPETLKSFLALFEDPAHKRHGLFVFVEPFETEGSLDEYRKQFWEILQYLHGVDEIEWPADSPRDPAHHLWDFRFHGEPIFVFGNAPAYKQRRTRDLGNAMVLGFQPRRIFEGLKGTEKGGVMSREKVRERVELWDQLPKHPDISHFGDPEHNEWKQFFIGDDVEPIQGKCPFSHKEKMD
- a CDS encoding D-serine ammonia-lyase, with product MEKAQVNEWKKKLPLLEQLIAHEEVLWLNPLMESTTTGLSKTGVTVPNVKDASDRLKRFAPYIAHVFPETKASNGIIESPITAIPNMKEALANQYKVAISGELLLKEDNALPISGSIKARGGIYEILKHAETLAIENGLITTEEDYVKFAEPEFTRLFAKHKIAVGSTGNLGLSIGIMSAKLGFDVTVHMSADAKQWKKDMLREKGVTVVEYADDYSKAVEEGRRQADADPSCHFVDDENSLDLFLGYAVAGERVAAQMKARGTVVNEDNPLFVYLPCGVGGGPGGVAFGLKLAFGDAVRCFFAEPTHSPCMMLGMMTGLHDKVSVQDFGLDNKTVADGLAVGTASGFVGKTMEPLLSGCYTIADETMFKLLKLLADTENIRLEPSALAGMTGLVHAIRGDVKDANLANATHLVWGTGGSMVPEVEMNLYYGMAGK